Proteins co-encoded in one Ruegeria pomeroyi DSS-3 genomic window:
- a CDS encoding ABC transporter transmembrane domain-containing protein yields the protein MEPSLFSFIWKHSKRQQIVLLALTVISFPFLYATLELPKQIINDAIGAQTDRIDLWGLELSQIEYLFALCLAFLAMVIASGLMKMKINTMKGVLSERMLRRLRFQLIARMMRFPRSYYSTTSQGELVSMITSEAEPMGGLMGDAVAQPVFQAGQMLTIVTFLFMQNVWFGLASVALIPLQAWLIPRLQRQINLLNKARIQQVRHLSSEIGESAAGIADLRTNGGWRYRLAQITDRLGRLYDIRFRIYQKKFFMKFLNNLISQMTPFLFYSVGGYLAIKGQITVGALVAALAAYKDLSSPWKELLTYYNQVQDMSLRWQVVTERFAPQGMIPAELFEGEPKEIPRLTGAIELRDVTVRDQDGNTILEDIDLTIPPGARVAIQSDRPAERAALAQLLTREIVPSRGEVVISGYPLSTLHQAVIAARIGYAHSRPYLFDGTLGDNLLMPLRTRPQSDSLAPTRPGRRQIEAVEAGNSGDTLDADWIDPGLAGLSDGDQIRDWWFQLVEAMGLDEFMFRRTLRSRIDSRLHESLAAEIVAQRDTVARRLNQRGLAEMVHRFHPDRFNPAVPLGGNLLFAAPVREISQEQLVGDGRFIQMLRNEGLADEAMSIALGVVATLRQTFGRDGTQHPLFRRIGMEDAVYLRLLDIADRQAAGGTEALSDEERAQLMTVPFLLTAEQIGPTFPEEYKDKILAIRRDRASRLRTLVGSDFVAVDPQVYIPRLTVLENALFGRVSIVAGAQAEAIEDTVAEVLAEAGLRRRIAAIIYDLPAGLGGANLPTVFQERAAFSRASIKRPDILILDNALASHDSESRLRTRQRLRELLPRAIMIFMEDRFANPEAYDLFIEIKQGRIDGVTRAQPDLAAGAAADLDRKLKIIASTPLFTRLDARNQRLLAFSAQWYRASAGQVIFSSGQTADAAYLCLSGRAALRWPEDAPGERPITLVEPGRLIGDLSIITRQPRPMDLVAETDSRFLRIGAEEFRAVIEHDAGVSLHLLQTVAGHLVEAGDILRAARINITDFTDQSLRPVPRPENTKARDA from the coding sequence ATGGAGCCCAGTCTGTTTTCCTTCATCTGGAAACATTCCAAACGCCAGCAGATCGTGCTGCTGGCGCTGACGGTGATCTCGTTTCCCTTTCTCTATGCGACGCTGGAGCTGCCCAAGCAGATCATCAACGACGCCATCGGCGCCCAGACAGATCGAATCGATCTGTGGGGGCTTGAGCTAAGCCAGATCGAATATCTGTTCGCGCTCTGCCTTGCCTTCCTGGCCATGGTGATCGCCAGCGGGCTGATGAAGATGAAGATCAACACCATGAAAGGGGTGTTGAGCGAACGTATGCTGCGTCGGCTGCGCTTTCAGCTGATTGCCCGGATGATGCGGTTTCCGCGCAGCTATTACTCGACCACCAGCCAGGGAGAGTTGGTGTCGATGATCACCTCCGAGGCCGAGCCGATGGGCGGGCTGATGGGGGATGCGGTGGCGCAACCGGTGTTCCAGGCCGGACAGATGCTGACCATCGTCACCTTCCTGTTCATGCAGAATGTCTGGTTCGGGCTGGCCTCGGTGGCGCTGATCCCGCTTCAGGCCTGGCTGATCCCGCGCCTGCAAAGGCAGATCAACCTGCTGAACAAGGCGCGTATCCAGCAGGTGCGCCACCTGAGCTCGGAAATCGGTGAAAGCGCCGCTGGCATCGCCGATCTGCGTACCAATGGCGGCTGGCGCTATCGGCTGGCGCAGATCACCGACCGGCTGGGGCGGCTCTACGATATCCGGTTCCGGATCTATCAGAAGAAATTCTTCATGAAGTTCCTGAACAACCTGATCTCGCAGATGACCCCGTTCCTGTTCTATTCGGTGGGCGGTTATCTGGCGATCAAGGGCCAGATCACGGTGGGGGCGCTGGTGGCGGCGCTGGCCGCCTACAAGGATCTGTCCAGCCCGTGGAAAGAGCTGCTGACCTATTACAACCAGGTGCAGGACATGTCGCTGCGCTGGCAGGTGGTCACCGAGCGCTTTGCCCCGCAAGGCATGATCCCGGCCGAGCTGTTCGAAGGCGAGCCCAAAGAGATCCCGCGCCTGACCGGAGCCATCGAGCTGCGCGACGTCACCGTGCGCGACCAGGACGGCAATACGATCCTTGAAGATATCGACCTGACGATCCCGCCCGGCGCCCGGGTGGCGATACAATCGGACCGGCCCGCCGAGCGGGCGGCCCTGGCCCAGCTTTTGACCCGCGAGATCGTGCCCAGCCGGGGCGAAGTGGTGATCTCGGGGTATCCGCTGTCCACGCTGCATCAGGCGGTGATCGCGGCCCGGATCGGCTATGCCCATTCACGCCCCTATCTGTTTGACGGGACGCTGGGCGACAACCTGCTGATGCCGCTGCGCACCCGGCCTCAATCAGACTCGCTGGCACCAACCCGGCCCGGCCGCCGTCAGATCGAGGCGGTCGAGGCCGGCAACAGCGGCGACACGCTGGATGCGGACTGGATCGACCCGGGTCTGGCCGGGCTGAGCGATGGCGACCAGATCCGCGACTGGTGGTTCCAGCTGGTCGAGGCGATGGGTCTGGACGAATTCATGTTCCGCCGCACCCTGCGCAGCCGGATCGACTCGCGCCTGCATGAAAGCCTTGCCGCCGAGATCGTCGCCCAGCGCGACACCGTCGCCCGCCGCCTGAACCAGCGGGGGTTGGCCGAGATGGTGCACCGGTTCCACCCCGACCGCTTCAACCCGGCGGTGCCGCTGGGGGGGAACCTGCTCTTTGCTGCCCCGGTGCGCGAGATCTCGCAAGAGCAGCTGGTCGGCGATGGCCGCTTCATCCAGATGCTGCGGAACGAGGGTCTGGCGGACGAGGCCATGAGCATTGCCCTGGGCGTGGTGGCGACCCTACGACAGACCTTTGGCCGCGATGGCACCCAGCACCCGCTGTTCCGGCGCATCGGGATGGAGGACGCGGTCTATCTGCGCCTGCTCGACATCGCCGACCGACAGGCCGCCGGAGGCACCGAGGCACTGTCTGACGAGGAACGCGCCCAGTTGATGACGGTGCCGTTCCTGCTGACCGCCGAACAGATCGGCCCGACCTTTCCCGAAGAATACAAGGACAAGATCCTCGCCATCCGCCGCGACCGCGCCAGCCGTCTGCGCACGCTGGTGGGCAGCGATTTCGTCGCCGTCGATCCGCAGGTCTATATTCCCCGGCTGACGGTTCTGGAAAACGCGCTGTTCGGGCGGGTGTCGATCGTGGCCGGCGCCCAGGCCGAAGCGATCGAGGATACCGTCGCCGAGGTGCTGGCCGAGGCCGGGCTGCGCCGCCGCATTGCCGCGATCATCTACGACCTGCCCGCAGGTCTCGGCGGCGCCAACCTGCCCACCGTGTTCCAGGAGCGCGCCGCCTTCTCCCGCGCCAGCATCAAGCGCCCCGATATCCTGATCCTCGACAATGCGCTGGCCAGCCACGATTCCGAAAGCCGCCTGCGCACACGGCAGCGTCTGCGCGAATTGCTGCCGCGCGCGATCATGATCTTCATGGAGGACCGGTTCGCCAATCCCGAGGCCTATGACCTGTTCATCGAGATCAAGCAGGGCCGCATCGACGGGGTGACCCGGGCCCAGCCCGATCTTGCCGCCGGCGCGGCGGCGGATCTGGATCGCAAGCTGAAGATCATCGCCTCGACGCCGCTGTTTACGCGGCTCGACGCGCGCAACCAGCGCCTGCTGGCCTTTTCGGCGCAATGGTATCGGGCATCGGCGGGTCAGGTCATCTTCTCCAGCGGGCAGACCGCCGATGCGGCCTATCTGTGCCTGTCGGGACGGGCGGCGCTGCGCTGGCCCGAAGATGCGCCGGGCGAACGGCCCATCACCCTGGTCGAACCGGGGCGGCTGATCGGCGATCTGTCGATCATCACCCGCCAGCCACGGCCGATGGACCTGGTCGCCGAGACCGATAGCCGGTTCCTGCGTATCGGCGCTGAAGAGTTTCGCGCCGTCATCGAACATGATGCCGGTGTCTCGCTGCATCTGCTGCAAACGGTAGCCGGGCATCTGGTCGAAGCTGGCGACATCCTGCGCGCGGCGCGGATCAACATCACCGATTTCACCGATCAATCGCTGCGTCCGGTGCCGCGGCCCGAAAACACAAAGGCCCGTGATGCCTGA